From the genome of Ananas comosus cultivar F153 linkage group 16, ASM154086v1, whole genome shotgun sequence, one region includes:
- the LOC109722060 gene encoding DNL-type zinc finger protein-like encodes MVNHLERAMGAVVVDAMSLLLLPRSFAVSPSSSSSSSSSPSSSHLRFLSTNRLAPHLRAPFLRWKISNGGRAIRSVVCTSALNSSENYDADSSKSPSQEAAFDIKLPRGSFMVEFTCDSCGERTKHLINRVDYVKGTVFLQCAGCLVYHKFVDNLGLVDEYDLREEHDVDDVDSDGLD; translated from the exons ATGGTGAATCACCTAGAACGAGCCATGGGTGCGGTGGTGGTGGATGCGATgagccttctccttctccctcgaAGCTTCGCCGtttccccctcctcctcctcctcctcctcctcctccccttcctcctcgcACCTGCGATTCCTCTCCACGAATCGCCTCGCTCCTCATCTTAGGGCACCATTTCTCAG GTGGAAGATATCTAATGGGGGGAGAGCGATTAGAAGCGTGGTGTGTACGAGTGCGTTGAATTCCTCGGAGAATTACGACGCCGATAGCAGCAAATCGCCCTCGCAG GAAGCAGCTTTTGATATAAAGCTTCCCAGAGGAAGTTTCATGGTTGAGTTCACATGCGATTCTTGTGGTGAAAGAACTAAGCACTTGATAAACCGAGTGGACTACGTAAAGGGAACTGTGTTTCTCCAG TGTGCAGGCTGTCTTGTCTACCACAAGTTTGTCGATAACCTTGGGCTAGTGGATGAGTACGATCTGCGTGAGGAACATGATGTGGATGATGTGGATTCCGATGGCTTAGATTGA
- the LOC109722059 gene encoding protein HYPER-SENSITIVITY-RELATED 4-like, protein MASYEKAIESYKKAVTTAASVAASAMLLRGVVNELVPHEVRDFIFSGIHDLRSCMSSQHTIVIEQTEGYANNQIYEAAKLYLATRINTNMRRLRVSRVNETKSMLISMEEGEEMVDVYEGTEFKWQLVCRETSSGTSSNGNFRQIEVRSFELGFHKKHKEKALYSYLPFILARAKELKQEDRALKLYMNDDDSWYPIDLHHPSTFDTLAMDTELKKAVMDDLSKFVKRKDYYKRIGKAWKRGYLLYGPPGTGKSSLIAAMANYLKFDIYDLELTEIRCNNDLRQLLIGMSNKSILVIEDIDCTINIQQKGKNEDQNTSNNDKVTLSGLLNFVDGLWSTSGEERIIVFTTNYKERLDPALLRPGRMDMHIHMSYCGIDAFRVLASNYHAINDHKLFPEIEGLITEVEIAPAAVAEELMRSDDTDAALQGLLDFLKAKRNGKNEDKVEEQNVEDG, encoded by the exons ATGGCTTCATATGAAAAGGCCATAGAATCATACAAGAAGGCCGTCACCACAGCCGCATCTGTCGCGGCCTCTGCTATGCTCCTACGTGGGGTGGTCAATGAGCTCGTTCCCCACGAAGTGCGGGACTTCATCTTCTCCGGCATCCACGATCTGCGCTCTTGCATGTCCTCGCAGCACACAATCGTGATTGAACAGACCGAAGGGTACGCCAACAATCAAATCTATGAGGCTGCGAAATTGTACCTAGCAACCCGCATCAACACTAACATGCGAAGGCTAAGGGTGAGCAGGGTAAACGAAACAAAGAGCATGCTAATCAGTatggaggagggggaggagatgGTCGACGTGTATGAAGGTACCGAATTCAAATGGCAGTTGGTTTGCCGGGAAACCTCCAGCGGCACTTCGAGCAATGGCAATTTCCGGCAGATCGAAGTCCGATCATTCGAGCTCGGCTTCCACAAGAAGCACAAGGAAAAGGCACTTTACTCCTACTTGCCATTTATATTAGCAAGGGCAAAAGAACTTAAGCAGGAGGACAGAGCACTCAAGCTCTACATGAATGACGACGATTCATGGTACCCCATAGATTTGCACCACCCTTCAACATTCGACACGCTTGCAATGGACACAGAGCTTAAGAAGGCGGTGATGGATGATCTTTCAAAGTTTGTGAAGAGGAAGGACTATTACAAGAGAATCGGCAAGGCTTGGAAGCGAGGGTACCTGCTTTACGGGCCACCTGGGACTGGGAAGTCGAGCTTAATTGCTGCAATGGCAAATTATCTCAAGTTCGATATCTATGACTTGGAGCTCACAGAAATAAGATGCAACAACGACCTGCGACAATTACTGATTGGTATGTCCAACAAATCAATACTCGTCATAGAGGACATTGATTGCACGATCAATATCCAACAAAAGGGCAAGAACGAGGATCAGAATACATCAAACAACGACAAG GTAACGCTCTCTGGTCTGCTCAACTTTGTTGATGGGCTGTGGTCGACAAGCGGGGAGGAGCGGATCATCGTATTCACTACAAACTACAAAGAGCGCCTCGACCCCGCGCTGCTGAGACCCGGACGAATGGATATGCACATACATATGAGCTACTGTGGCATCGATGCATTCAGGGTGTTGGCTTCCAACTACCATGCCATTAATGACCACAAATTGTTCCCAGAGATCGAAGGGTTGATAACGGAAGTCGAGATAGCTCCGGCGGCAGTGGCGGAGGAGCTGATGAGGAGTGATGACACTGATGCTGCACTTCAAGGGCTCCTCGATTTCCTCAAGGCAAAGAGAAACGGTAAAAATGAAGATAAAGTTGAGGAACAAAATGTCGAAGATGGGTAA
- the LOC109722105 gene encoding pentatricopeptide repeat-containing protein At1g05750, chloroplastic-like, which produces MARWNDDRPFAPERPPPPTTTFEWNSILRRSPPREALALYAQWMTRLPLGRGRGGAKPNKFTFTFLLRASRCVPRAVPLLHAHLTKLSLLLPDPFLRSSLISAYAYARPSPSSSLLLRLFALPPHAAHDPVLRTSLLSALARCGRPDDARRAFDDMPRPTPVSWAALVSAYARAGRPADALAALRRARRAGAPPTEAALVSSLSAAAALGALAEGERAHRDAVARGHPLSPALGTALLDMYAKCGRVGAARRVFDEMPARDGAAWTAMVAALAAHGRGAEALGLFEEMVRRGVRPDRVAYVGALHACSHAGLVGEARALLERMRAAHGIEPGPEHYGCVVDALGRAGRVEAAWELVRAMPVEPDERVLKALLSASCDRGFAPCAEWAAERLTRAGTASVASAYVMLGNMYAAMGRWDESARARKMMRFCGVPKSPGWSSID; this is translated from the coding sequence ATGGCGCGATGGAACGACGACCGTCCATTCGCGCCAGaaaggccgccgccgccgacgacgacgttCGAGTGGAACAGCATACTGCGGCGGTCCCCGCCCCGCGAGGCGCTGGCCCTCTACGCGCAGTGGATGACGCGGCTCCCCCTGGGCCGGGGCCGGGGCGGCGCGAAACCCAACAAGTTCACCTTCACCTTCCTCCTCCGCGCCTCCCGCTGCGTCCCCCGCGCCGTCCCCCTCCTCCACGCCCACCTCACCAagctctccctcctcctccccgacCCCTTCCTCCGCTCTTCCCTCATCTCCGCCTACGCCTATGCTcgcccctccccctcctcttccctcctcctccgcctcttcgCCCTCCCCCCGCACGCCGCCCACGACCCCGTCCTCCGCACCTCCCTCCTCTCCGCCCTCGCCCGCTGCGGCCGCCCCGACGACGCCCGCAGGGCGTTCGACGATATGCCCCGCCCCACCCCCGTCTCCTGGGCCGCCCTCGTCTCCGCCTACGCCCGCGCCGGCCGCCCCGCCGACGCCCTCGCCGCGCTCCGCCGCGCGCGCCGCGCCGGCGCCCCGCCCACCGAGGCCGCGCTCGTCTCCtcgctctccgccgccgccgccctcggcgCGCTCGCCGAGGGCGAGCGCGCGCACCGCGACGCCGTGGCGCGCGGGCACCCCCTCTCCCCCGCGCTCGGCACCGCGCTGCTCGACATGTACGCCAAGTGCGGCCGCGTGGGCGCGGCCCGCAGGGTGTTCGACGAGATGCCCGCGCGCGACGGGGCCGCGTGGACGGCCATGGTCGCGGCGCTCGCGGCGCACGGGCGGGGCGCCGAGGCGCTGGGGCTCTTTGAGGAGATGGTGCGCCGCGGGGTGCGCCCCGACCGCGTGGCGTACGTGGGCGCGCTGCACGCGTGCAGCCACGCGGGGCTCGTGGGCGAGGCGCGGGCGCTCCTCGAGCGCATGCGCGCGGCGCACGGGATCGAGCCGGGCCCGGAGCACTACGGGTGCGTGGTGGACGCGCTGGGGCGCGCGGGGAGGGTGGAGGCGGCGTGGGAGCTGGTCCGGGCGATGCCCGTGGAACCCGACGAGCGGGTGCTCAAGGCCCTTCTGAGCGCGAGCTGCGACCGCGGCTTCGCGCCGTGCGCGGAGTGGGCGGCGGAGCGCCTCACGCGCGCGGGCACGGCCTCTGTGGCGTCGGCGTACGTGATGCTGGGGAATATGTACGCGGCGATGGGGCGCTGGGACGAGAGCGCGAGGGCGAGGAAGATGATGCGGTTCTGCGGCGTGCCCAAGTCGCCCGGTTGGAGCTCCATCGACTGA
- the LOC109722213 gene encoding protein HYPER-SENSITIVITY-RELATED 4-like, with protein sequence MASYEKAVESYKKAVTTAASVAASAMLLRGVVNELVPHEVRDFIFSGIHDLRSCMSSQHTIVIEETEGYANNQIYEAARLYLATRLNTNMQRLRVSRVDEAKSMLISMEGGEEMVDVYEGTEFKWQLICRETSGGTSSNGTSRQIEVRSFELSFHKKHKEKALYSYLPFILARAKEIKEEDKSLKLHLNEGDSWFPIDLHHPSTFDTLAMDAELKRTVMDDLSRFVKRKDYYRRIGKAWKRGYLLYGPPGTGKSSLIAAMANYLKFDIYDLELTEVGWNSTLRRLLIGMSNKSILVIEDIDCTIKLQQRDENEDQNTSNDDKVTLSGLLNFVDGLWSTSGEERIIVFTTNYKERLDPALLRPGRMDMQIHMSYCGVDAFRALASNYHAINDHELFPEIEGLIREVEVTPAAVAEELMRSDDIDAALQGLLNFLKAKRKGNNEDKVAEQNVEDKDKMR encoded by the exons ATGGCTTCATATGAAAAGGCCGTGGAATCATACAAGAAGGCCGTCACCACAGCCGCATCTGTCGCGGCCTCTGCTATGCTCCTCCGCGGAGTGGTCAATGAGCTCGTCCCCCACGAAGTGCGGGACTTTATCTTCTCCGGCATCCACGACCTGCGCTCTTGCATGTCCTCGCAGCACACAATCGTAATTGAAGAGACCGAAGGGTACGCCAACAATCAAATCTATGAGGCTGCGAGACTGTACCTAGCAACCCGCCTCAACACTAACATGCAAAGGCTAAGGGTGAGCAGGGTGGACGAAGCGAAGAGCATGCTAATCAGTATGGAGGGGGGGGAGGAGATGGTCGACGTGTATGAAGGTACCGAATTCAAATGGCAGTTGATTTGCCGGGAAACCTCCGGCGGCACTTCGAGCAATGGCACTTCCCGGCAGATTGAAGTAAGATCATTTGAGCTCAGCTTCCACAAGAAGCACAAGGAAAAGGCGCTTTACTCCTACTTGCCATTTATATTAGCAAGAGCAAAAGAAATTAAGGAGGAGGATAAATCACTCAAGCTCCACCTGAATGAAGGCGACTCATGGTTTCCCATAGACTTACACCACCCTTCGACGTTCGACACGCTGGCGATGGACGCAGAGCTTAAGAGGACAGTGATGGATGATCTTTCCAGGTTCGTGAAGAGGAAGGACTATTACAGGAGAATCGGCAAGGCATGGAAGCGAGGGTACCTGCTTTACGGACCACCTGGGACCGGGAAGTCGAGCTTAATTGCTGCAATGGCAAATTATCTCAAGTTTGATATCTATGATTTGGAGCTCACTGAAGTAGGTTGGAACAGCACCCTGCGACGTTTACTGATTGGTATGTCCAACAAATCAATACTCGTCATAGAGGACATTGATTGCACGATCAAGCTACAACAAAGGGACGAGAACGAGGATCAGAATACATCCAACGACGACAAG GTAACGCTCTCCGGTCTGCTCAACTTTGTTGATGGGCTGTGGTCGACGAGCGGGGAGGAGCGGATCATCGTATTCACTACAAACTACAAAGAGCGCCTCGACCCCGCGCTGCTGAGACCTGGACGAATGGATATGCAAATCCATATGAGCTACTGTGGCGTCGACGCATTCAGGGCGTTGGCTTCCAACTACCACGCCATTAATGACCACGAATTGTTCCCAGAGATCGAAGGGTTGATAAGGGAAGTAGAGGTGACTCCGGCGGCAGTGGCGGAGGAACTGATGAGGAGCGATGACATTGATGCTGCACTTCAAGGGCTCCTCAATTTCCTCAAGGCAAAGAGAAAGGGTAACAATGAAGATAAAGTTGCGGAACAAAATGTCGAAGATAAGGATAAGATGAGGTAG
- the LOC109722214 gene encoding DNL-type zinc finger protein-like has product MVNHLEGAMGAVVVDAMSLLLLPRSFAVSPSSSSSSSSPSSSHLRFLSTNCLAPHLRAPFLRLRISNGGRAIRSVVCTSVSNSSENYNADSSKSPSQEAAFDIKLPRRSLMVQFTCDSCGERTKRLINRVAYEKGTVFIQCAGCLVYHKFVDNLGLVVEYDLREEHHVDSDGTD; this is encoded by the exons ATGGTGAATCACCTAGAAGGAGCCATGGGTGCGGTGGTGGTGGATGCGATgagccttctccttctccctcgaAGCTTCGCCGtttccccctcctcctcctcctcctcctcctccccttcctcctcgcACCTCCGATTCCTCTCCACGAATTGCCTCGCTCCTCATCTTAGGGCACCATTTCTCAG GTTGAGGATATCTAATGGGGGGAGGGCGATTAGAAGCGTGGTGTGTACGAGTGTGTCGAATTCCTCGGAGAATTACAACGCCGATAGCAGCAAATCGCCCTCGCAG GAAGCAGCTTTTGATATAAAGCTTCCCAGAAGAAGTTTGATGGTTCAGTTCACATGCGATTCTTGTGGTGAAAGAACTAAGCGCTTGATAAACCGAGTGGCCTATGAAAAGGGAACTGTGTTTATCCAG TGTGCAGGCTGTCTTGTCTATCACAAGTTTGTTGACAACCTTGGGCTAGTTGTTGAGTACGATCTGCGTGAGGAACATCATGTGGATTCTGATGGCACAGATTGA
- the LOC109722212 gene encoding AAA-ATPase At3g50940-like, with translation MASYEKIIESYKRAVTTAASVAASAMLLRGVVNELVPHEVRNFIFSGIHDLRSRMSSQHTIVIEETEGYANNQIYEAAKLYLATRISSNMQRLRVSRVDEVKSLLISMEEGEEMVDMFEGAEFKWQLVCRENSSATSSNGNSRQIEVRSFELSFHKKQKEEALHSYLPFILARAKEIKEKDRVLKLYMNEGDSWYPIDLHHPSTFDTMAMDTELKRVVMDDLLRFVKRKDYYKRIGKAWKRGYLLYGPPGTGKSSLIAAMANYLKFDIYDLELTEVGWNSALQHLLIGMSNKSILVIEDIDCTISLQQRDENEDRIAPTNDKVTLSGLLNLVDGLWSTSGEERIIVFTTNHKERLDPALLRPGRMDMHIHMSYCGVDAFRVLASNYHAINDHELFPEIEGLIREVEVTPAAVAEELMRSDDTNAALQGLLDFLKAKRKGDNEDKVEKENVEDEVENRK, from the exons ATGGCTTCATATGAAAAGATCATAGAATCGTACAAGAGAGCCGTCACCACAGCCGCATCTGTCGCGGCCTCTGCTATGCTCCTCCGTGGGGTGGTCAATGAGCTCGTCCCCCACGAAGTGCGGAACTTCATCTTCTCCGGCATCCACGATCTGCGCTCTCGCATGTCCTCGCAGCACACAATCGTAATTGAAGAGACCGAAGGGTACGCCAACAATCAAATCTATGAGGCTGCGAAATTGTACCTAGCAACACGCATCAGCAGTAACATGCAGAGGCTAAGGGTGAGCAGGGTAGACGAAGTGAAGAGCCTGCTAATCAGTatggaggagggggaggagatgGTCGACATGTTTGAAGGTGCAGAATTCAAATGGCAGTTGGTTTGCCGGGAAAACTCCAGCGCCACTTCGAGCAACGGCAATTCCCGACAGATCGAAGTAAGATCATTTGAGCTTAGCTTCCACAAGAAGCAGAAGGAAGAGGCACTTCACTCCTACTTGCCATTTATATTAGCAAGGGCAAAAGAAATTAAGGAGAAGGATAGAGTACTCAAGCTCTACATGAATGAAGGGGATTCATGGTACCCCATAGACTTACACCACCCCTCGACGTTCGACACCATGGCGATGGATACGGAGCTTAAGAGAGTGGTCATGGATGACCTTTTGAGGTTCGTGAAAAGAAAGGACTACTATAAGAGAATAGGCAAGGCTTGGAAGCGAGGGTATCTGCTTTACGGACCACCTGGAACTGGGAAGTCGAGCTTAATTGCTGCAATGGCAAATTATCTCAAGTTTGATATCTATGATTTGGAGCTCACTGAAGTGGGTTGGAACAGCGCCCTGCAACATTTACTGATCGGTATGTCCAACAAGTCAATACTAGTCATAGAGGACATTGATTGCACGATCAGTCTCCAACAAAGGGACGAGAATGAGGATCGTATTGCACCCACCAATGACAAG GTAACACTCTCTGGTCTGCTCAACTTAGTTGATGGGCTATGGTCGACGAGCGGGGAGGAGCGGATCATCGTCTTCACTACAAACCACAAAGAGCGGCTCGACCCTGCGCTGCTGAGACCCGGACGAATGGATATGCACATCCATATGAGCTACTGTGGCGTCGATGCATTCAGAGTATTGGCTTCCAACTACCATGCCATTAATGACCACGAATTGTTCCCAGAGATCGAAGGGCTGATAAGGGAAGTAGAGGTGACTCCAGCGGCAGTGGCGGAGGAACTGATGAGGAGCGACGATACTAATGCTGCACTTCAAGGGCTCCTTGATTTCCTCAAGGCAAAGAGAAAGGGTGACAATGAAGATAAAGTTgagaaagaaaatgttgaagATGAGGTAGAGAACCGGAAATAG
- the LOC109722215 gene encoding uncharacterized protein LOC109722215 produces MGAVVVDAMSLLLLPRSFGVLPSSSSSSSSSSPHSSSHLRFLSTNRLAPHPRAPFLRLGISNGGSAIRSVVCSSVSNSLENYGADSSKSPSQKAAFDIKLPRRSLMVQFTCDSCGERMKRLINRVAYEKGTVFLQCAGCLVYHKFVDNLGLVVEYDLREEYDVDSDGTD; encoded by the exons ATGGGCGCGGTGGTGGTGGATGCGATgagccttctccttctccctcgaAGCTTCGGAGTTttaccctcctcctcctcctcctcctcctcctcctccccccatTCCTCGTCGCACCTCCGATTCCTCTCCACGAATCGCCTGGCTCCACATCCTAGGGCACCATTTCTCAG GTTGGGGATATCTAATGGGGGAAGCGCGATTAGAAGCGTGGTGTGTTCGAGTGTGTCGAATTCCTTGGAGAATTATGGCGCCGATAGTAGCAAATCGCCCTCGCAG AAAGCAGCTTTTGATATAAAACTTCCCAGAAGAAGTTTGATGGTTCAGTTCACATGTGATTCCTGTGGTGAAAGAATGAAGCGCTTGATAAACCGAGTGGCCTACGAAAAGGGAACTGTATTTCTCCAG TGTGCAGGCTGTCTTGTCTACCATAAGTTTGTCGACAACCTTGGGCTAGTGGTCGAGTACGATCTGCGTGAGGAATATGATGTAGATTCTGATGGCACAGATTGA
- the LOC109722216 gene encoding protein HYPER-SENSITIVITY-RELATED 4-like, which produces MSSQQAIVIEQTEGFANNQIYEAAISYLATRINTNMQRPKVSKEDEMKSMPISMEAGEEMVDVYEGTEFKWQLVCRETSSGTSSNGKSRQIEVRSFELTFHKKHKEKALYSYLPFILAKAGEIEEGDKTLKLYLNERDTWYPAELHHPSTFDILAMDAELKQAVMDDLARFVKRKDYYKRIGKAWKRGYLLYRPPGTGKSSLIAAMANYLKFDTYDLELTEVGWNGALRRLLTTVANRSILVIKDMDCAIDLQQRECSEDLYGSKSEKVTLSGLLNFVDGLWSTRGEERIIVFTTNYKERLDPALLRPGRMDMHIHMSYCGVDAFRVLATNYHAIEDHVLFPEIEGLISEVEVTPAEVAEVLMRSDEADIALQELIDFLKAKRRGVDEDEDKVDNDKANEETV; this is translated from the exons ATGTCCTCGCAGCAGGCGATCGTAATCGAACAGACCGAAGGGTTCGCGAACAATCAAATCTACGAGGCCGCGATATCGTATCTTGCGACCCGGATCAACACAAACATGCAGAGGCCGAAGGTGAGCAAGGAAGATGAAATGAAGAGCATGCCAATCAGTATGGAGGCCGGGGAGGAGATGGTTGATGTGTATGAAGGTACCGAATTCAAATGGCAATTGGTTTGCCGGGAAACCTCCAGCGGCACTTCGAGCAATGGCAAGTCCCGGCAGATCGAAGTCCGATCATTCGAGCTCACCTTCCACAAGAAGCACAAGGAAAAGGCGCTTTACTCCTACTTGCCGTTTATATTAGCAAAGGCGGGAGAAATTGAGGAGGGAGATAAAACACTCAAGCTTTACCTGAATGAAAGGGATACATGGTACCCCGCAGAATTACACCACCCTTCAACGTTCGACATTCTGGCGATGGACGCAGAGCTTAAGCAGGCGGTGATGGACGATCTTGCAAGGTTCGTCAAGAGGAAGGACTATTACAAGAGAATTGGCAAGGCTTGGAAGCGAGGATATCTGCTTTACAGGCCGCCAGGGACCGGCAAGTCGAGCTTAATTGCTGCAATGGCAAATTATCTCAAGTTTGATACCTATGATTTGGAGCTCACTGAAGTAGGTTGGAACGGTGCACTTCGACGGTTGCTGACGACTGTGGCCAACCGATCGATACTCGTTATTAAGGACATGGATTGTGCGATCGATCTTCAACAAAGGGAATGTAGCGAGGACCTGTACGGATCTAAAAGCGAAAAG GTGACGCTATCCGGGCTGCTCAACTTTGTCGACGGGCTATGGTCGACGAGGGGGGAGGAGCGGATCATTGTGTTCACCACAAACTACAAGGAGCGGCTCGACCCCGCGCTGCTGAGGCCTGGCCGAATGGATATGCACATCCATATGAGCTATTGTGGTGTTGATGCATTCAGGGTGTTGGCCACCAACTACCACGCCATTGAGGACCATGTATTGTTCCCGGAGATCGAAGGGTTGATAAGTGAAGTGGAGGTGACTCCGGCAGAGGTAGCAGAGGTGCTGATGAGGAGCGATGAAGCTGATATTGCACTTCAAGAGCTTATTGATTTTCTCAAGGCGAAAAGAAGGGGCGTAGACGAAGACGAAGATAAAGTTGACAATGATAAAGCCAACGAAGAAACTGTCTGA